In Streptomyces sp. NBC_00483, a single window of DNA contains:
- a CDS encoding LytR/AlgR family response regulator transcription factor: MLRALAVDDEEPALAELLYLLRADPRVRSAEGATDANEALRRIGRALEDGPGGDGAIDVLFLDIQMAGLTGLDVARLLAGFARPPLVVFVTAHEDFAVKAFDLKAVDYVLKPVRRERLAEAVSRVAERVVSAPPPATVADRIPVELGGITRLVAISDITYAEAQGDYARLHTEDGVSHLVRIPLSTLEERWQELGFVRVHRSHLVALHRIDELRLDGGGMTVRVGSAEIAVSRRHASRVRELLMRRP; encoded by the coding sequence ATGTTGCGCGCACTGGCCGTCGACGACGAGGAACCCGCCCTCGCCGAACTCCTGTACCTCCTGCGGGCCGACCCGCGCGTACGCAGCGCCGAGGGCGCCACCGACGCCAACGAGGCGCTGCGCCGCATCGGCCGCGCCCTGGAGGATGGGCCCGGCGGGGACGGGGCCATCGACGTCCTCTTCCTCGACATCCAGATGGCGGGCCTGACAGGACTCGACGTGGCGCGGCTGCTCGCGGGCTTCGCGCGGCCCCCGCTCGTCGTCTTCGTCACCGCCCACGAGGACTTCGCGGTGAAGGCCTTCGACCTGAAGGCCGTCGACTACGTCCTCAAACCGGTGCGCCGCGAGCGCCTCGCCGAGGCCGTGAGCCGGGTCGCCGAACGCGTGGTCAGTGCCCCGCCCCCGGCCACCGTCGCCGACCGCATCCCCGTCGAACTCGGCGGCATCACCCGGCTCGTGGCCATCTCCGACATCACCTACGCCGAGGCGCAGGGCGACTACGCGCGCCTGCACACGGAGGACGGCGTCAGCCACCTGGTGCGGATACCGCTCAGCACCCTGGAGGAACGCTGGCAGGAACTCGGCTTCGTCCGCGTCCACCGCAGCCACCTCGTCGCCCTCCACCGCATCGACGAACTCCGCCTCGACGGCGGCGGAATGACGGTCCGGGTCGGCTCGGCGGAGATCGCGGTAAGCCGCAGACATGCGAGCCGGGTACGGGAACTGCTGATGCGGAGGCCGTAG
- a CDS encoding zf-HC2 domain-containing protein: MWSLERHRDVGAYALGVLDPAERFRFEDHLPECATCASLVGELAPTTGALAVYARATPPCVEAFARPAPTFVDRAVDRLGALHRRARRRLWGAVVAAVLVLAATGQGVALLTGIGTGPGHTATLRGHDAGTGVAATVTADDRDWGTQVGLDVRDSGGPRVCELVAVGRDGSEQTVGTWTVRGDDVALDGGVAARPADLDRFEVRADDGVPLLSLPMR, encoded by the coding sequence ATGTGGTCCCTGGAACGGCATCGCGACGTAGGCGCCTACGCGCTGGGGGTTCTCGACCCCGCGGAACGCTTCCGCTTCGAGGACCATCTGCCCGAGTGCGCCACGTGCGCGTCCCTGGTCGGTGAACTGGCGCCCACGACAGGTGCGTTGGCCGTGTACGCGCGGGCGACGCCGCCGTGCGTGGAGGCGTTCGCCCGCCCGGCGCCCACGTTCGTCGACCGGGCCGTGGATCGGCTCGGCGCGCTGCACCGCAGGGCGCGGCGCCGGCTGTGGGGGGCGGTCGTCGCGGCGGTGCTGGTGCTCGCGGCGACGGGGCAGGGAGTCGCGCTGCTCACCGGGATCGGTACGGGTCCCGGGCACACGGCGACGCTGCGCGGCCACGACGCGGGGACCGGTGTGGCGGCGACCGTGACGGCGGACGACCGGGACTGGGGCACACAAGTGGGCCTGGACGTCCGGGACTCGGGCGGGCCGCGGGTGTGCGAGCTGGTCGCGGTGGGCCGGGACGGTTCGGAGCAGACGGTGGGGACGTGGACGGTGCGCGGGGACGACGTGGCGCTGGACGGCGGGGTGGCGGCGCGGCCCGCGGACCTCGATCGGTTCGAGGTGCGGGCGGACGACGGGGTGCCGCTGCTGTCGCTCCCGATGCGCTGA